A stretch of Gemmatimonas sp. DNA encodes these proteins:
- a CDS encoding pitrilysin family protein, with protein MHIPVESYHLPNGLHVVLSEDHTAPIVAVNLWYHVGSANERLDRTGFAHLFEHMLFQGSANVEANEHFELVQRAGGTLNGSTWLDRTNYYETLPSHQLALALWLEADRMGRMLPAMTQHKLDTQRDVVKNERRWSVDNQPYGTWWERLPALAFPEEHPFNHSLIGSMEHLSDASLDDVADFFRTYYTPDNAVLTVAGDFDRTETVRLITSYFGEIPRGAPRPPLRDMTVPPTMGNTRREVIPDAVALPRLFVACRTPVFGTDGYYAASLASAVLGMRTGCRLEQSLVRRQRIASQASAFTYDLAKGSDLLVIDATAHAGVSAEQLEVAVLAELDAMVAQGVTEDEVTRARALIETSFVMSMQSAAERADQLSRFTTYFGDPTLINTQVARYAATTAADVSRLARERLGADNRVLLVYVPAEEPPAEAAAVLAEAMA; from the coding sequence ATGCACATCCCCGTCGAGAGCTACCACCTCCCGAATGGCCTGCACGTGGTGCTCTCCGAGGACCATACGGCCCCCATCGTGGCGGTGAATCTGTGGTACCATGTCGGCTCCGCGAACGAACGACTCGATCGCACCGGCTTCGCGCACCTGTTCGAGCACATGCTCTTTCAGGGGTCGGCGAACGTCGAGGCCAATGAACACTTCGAGTTGGTGCAGCGTGCCGGCGGGACCCTGAACGGTTCCACGTGGCTCGACCGCACCAACTATTACGAAACGTTGCCGTCGCACCAGCTGGCGCTGGCGCTGTGGCTGGAAGCCGATCGCATGGGGCGCATGCTCCCCGCGATGACGCAGCACAAGCTGGACACGCAACGGGACGTGGTGAAGAACGAACGGCGCTGGTCGGTGGACAACCAGCCGTACGGAACCTGGTGGGAGCGGCTGCCGGCGTTGGCGTTCCCGGAGGAGCATCCGTTCAACCACTCCCTGATCGGCTCGATGGAACATCTCAGCGACGCCTCACTCGACGACGTCGCCGATTTCTTCCGCACGTATTACACCCCCGACAACGCGGTTCTCACCGTGGCCGGCGACTTCGACCGCACTGAAACGGTGCGTCTGATCACGTCGTACTTCGGGGAAATCCCGCGCGGGGCCCCACGGCCGCCGTTGCGGGACATGACCGTGCCACCCACCATGGGGAACACGCGGCGGGAGGTGATACCCGACGCCGTGGCGTTGCCGCGCCTCTTTGTGGCGTGCCGCACACCGGTGTTCGGTACCGATGGCTACTATGCGGCCAGTCTGGCCAGCGCCGTGCTGGGGATGCGCACCGGCTGCCGCCTCGAGCAGTCCCTCGTACGGCGCCAGCGCATCGCCTCCCAGGCAAGTGCCTTCACCTACGATCTGGCCAAGGGCAGTGACCTGCTGGTGATCGACGCCACCGCGCACGCCGGTGTGAGCGCGGAGCAGCTGGAGGTGGCCGTGCTGGCGGAACTCGATGCCATGGTCGCGCAGGGGGTCACGGAGGATGAGGTGACGCGGGCGCGGGCGCTCATCGAGACGAGTTTTGTCATGAGCATGCAGTCGGCGGCCGAGCGCGCAGACCAGCTGTCACGCTTCACGACGTACTTCGGTGATCCCACGCTGATCAACACGCAGGTGGCTCGGTACGCGGCCACGACGGCGGCCGATGTGTCACGTCTGGCCCGCGAGCGACTGGGCGCCGACAACCGGGTGCTCCTGGTGTACGTGCCCGCCGAGGAGCCGCCGGCCGAAGCGGCGGCGGTATTGGCCGAGGCGATGGCATGA